In Balaenoptera ricei isolate mBalRic1 chromosome 7, mBalRic1.hap2, whole genome shotgun sequence, a single window of DNA contains:
- the XIRP2 gene encoding xin actin-binding repeat-containing protein 2 isoform X2: MARYQAAVSKGDCRSSSANMLEESEMRTVPGGLARVKKQFEKDKTASSCNTFTQYQYQHQGRSEQVSHLEKHTEEINQASPLHQYVQETVIDTPEDEEIPKVSTKFLKEQFEKSAQEKVLYSDKETTPTKQIKIESEYEETLKPSSIVGTSSTSYTSTSQRKETSTTRYSDHSATSSTLAQVNATSSEKAEEFPPPPPDILQTPIDVTAFSQSPELPSPPRIPPVPKELYSKQRNLYELNRLYKHIHPELRKNLEKDYISEVSEIVSRQVNLGSSVSADVQQARYVFENTNDISQKGLNSEREHLEWDEILKGEVQSMRWIFENQPLDSINNGSPHEDNISKGIADREIIAGGDVKYTKWMFETQPIDTLGDHSSGTEENAEKIPELARGDVCTARWMFETKPLDSMHKMHQSQEESIVTAIKDITGGDVKTVRYMFETQHLDQLRHLHSVDEVHLLQLRSELKEIKGNVKRSIKCFETQPLYVIRDGSGQMLEIKTVHREDVEKGDVRRARWMFETQPLDTINKDITEIKVIRGISMEENVKGGVSRAKWLFETQPLEKIKEESEEVITEKETVIGTDVSRKCWMFETQPLDILKDVPDADPLRSEEIIGGDVQTTKHLFETLPIKALKDSPDVGKLQKITTSEEEKGDVRHQKWIFETQPLEEIRGDKKEYIRTVKLEEVDRGDVRNYTRIFESNNLIKFDASHKIEVEGVTRGAVELNKSLFETTPLYAIQDHLGKYHQVKTVQQEEILRGDVRSCRWLFETRPIDQFDESIHKFQIIRGISAQEIQTGNVKSAKWLFETQPLDSIKYFSNMEEVESKTEQATDIIKGDVKTCRWLFETQPMESLYEKVSLMTGSEEIHKGDVKACTWLFETQSLDSIKDDSEATVKLQTVKQEEIHGGDVRTACFLFETENLDSIQGEEGKEIKAVEMDIQAGDVSSLRHKFESQSLDSISSSSEEVLKKIKTLKTEDIQKGNVLNCRWLFENQPIDMIKESQEGDKLVKTVTDIQGGDVRKGCFIFETFSLDEIKEESDCISTKKTITEEAIKGDVKSYRMLFETQPLYAIQDVEGFYHEVTTVKKEEVIHGDVRGTRWLFETKPLDSINESETVYVIKSVTQEDIQKGDVSSVRYRFETQPLDQITKEPRDIVPTVDYIQGGDVKTSKQFFESENLDKKTYIRTVSVNEIQKGNVKTSTWLFETHTLDELRGEGSGYENIKTVTQEDMQKGDVKQAVWLFENQTLDSIKEADESITKITKEEIPPSDVKTTTWLFETTPLHEFTENRVEKVEVIGKSIKETLEELYSQKVIEAPGIIIEADEVGDVRMAKYKLLNQASPEIQKEEILRVDLRSIMVKLLSKRDCKKREILVSEEEKGNVNLTKTQLLNRSTEFRAEKEEIVSGDVQQAIKNLFSEEGSVKKGILIQEDERGDVHMTIYCLLHENAGDTIKREEVIGGDVKRTIHNLLSSISSNKISERAKIDASERGNVQFFTTCIETGALDYLRQLQTWSDEILTARKQEKEENIIGGDVEGTKLLLKKRQSQVERTVNETDIVPGDVHNTVKVLLTEPQSTSCKLPKEEIIKGDLKSTLNSLSQAISQKTVAKTEEIIKGDMLATLKSLKESSQKWKESKQPDVIPGDIEKATECLEKTANTRMEILKKELIRDDLEASLRNLKEAQRPFKEVNKKSVIKEDVQSVMVGSEEEQKTENHHVAVQRDKKSVLQPRPGPFEPAARWQGGTDILNQTIGKSCHGDLREERTEVNLPKAPKGTVKIVIDREQNNDALEKNLRRLSNSHHKAIKNVLESGDRMGIWTDNITEQRLRDEHVSGQLTSTVSVREHLKTKESETVREQKKGAVFTQSIDKTIGKQQTETCEVRNDHQKSEAFPDKSPKNTKNTKTSTDTQSSKPSLTQGPVNKMAGETCEVSEDFQKQTLLKQEMQYSNKDIKKKNVTPQPVWQTLPVDQDMSNVTEVKVSQKSHNKFKATDKKQTDIHLKSQDFLMKTNTSKDLKMAMEMSFNPINCNPENNAKESEFPLPPPSPPPPLPSNSSAEIEFPLPPPPPFMMLPEKNVFLPSLSTEKMKAEFENFPGLPLPPPPEDEKFERECLAMFPPPPPPPAPSLKPAHLLSSSVQEKHSGAFIQYSQEEASSSQAKIITGKSGGRLPPPTLPKPKFPKQIEDKKNHSSPKVELENSPPDMECKITPSKDQKRVIMASSSEHIETKQNVSRKSLDKRKQLSMDSTRSLSQTVPETSPPKEKLIAPLVKSHSFPAGSGQQSPKPYMRKFKTPLMIAEEKYRQQREELEKQKKQESSCYNLVKTESPNQNMSELKKEVLLQTTKEEVPLAGMDSGVTVAQTNPVSQSLSQVLGACTDNQLSTTPVVTFASKRLQHVPAASEDKDTVKKEALQSSRDMTQSKSAREIKQSHQECRTQQTQQKKYLKQLHLPQSKPVSPSFKVKTIKLPTLDHKLNETSHSYESHEKQAEVDVQTITKQQYQETEKTEARTECSNKQLVAEKYYQLPTKEKTVTVKLPTESTEKSHESKLNIVREKQKEFRESESGKLPGGEETIQGPPMIGPKKEKLVVERKQEHLNKSAQKVVKQKVTDAHLDSQTQNFQQTYIQTSQSQGEHKKLPQPCNNLQEEKCLGVKGIQQKQVFSNTNDSKREITQDKSLFSSVRESQQDDGKCAVNILEFLRKREELKQILSRVKEFEAEPDKNGLKTFQMLLNIIPVWLLSEEKREYGVRIAMENNIEKIKEEIMHIKTQAEDMLVSCVNIIQTAMISSKAGKQRNKATSVNETLSKVSNADVSYNKNTERKENTIVEKTEHHQVATHQEATAQHHVKTHQEIKLDDAKSSPPSLKTRPPSPAFITIESTARQTETSAKDELSQSPKKDSFAELSPRSVSQPPRILRANTSPSPPKSHSEQLVKLKDTTAKLSRGTIPGSSITPVPIVEKRSEIITSPATLRRQIKIEARGRDSPPTITIPVSVNHADKSRGSFRESMEAQEEERKVGKRATYVRKDGVNSTKRIVPDTESFDAVEIIRKVEKPHLSEQMQRYEAANRTAQMAENVMNDHENEINRWFRGFEDGLGFDAKSNRRVYANGEANHNIKQESRTFCKEEFGLTSLESASFSGFSHSHPRELQETMPVKPPSIRSETRSLSELFSGVDAFESQVVGSKMMVSSSQGSEAGRSGFDFKHAPPTYEDVIAGHILDVSDSPKELRRNFQQTWQESERVFKNLGCATSDASATEMKTTFQEEAAFISETATPRQGNMYTLSKDGLSNGVPSSRQAEFSQILFPLPPLQQ; the protein is encoded by the exons GTCTCTCATCTTGAAAAACACACTGAGGAAATAAATCAAGCTTCTCCACTCCATCAATATGTTCAAGAAACAG TCATAGATACACCTGAGGATGAAGAGATTCCAAAGGTTTCaactaagtttttaaaagaacaatttgAAAAGTCTGCCCAGGAAAAGGTCCTTTATTCTGACAAAGAGACGACCCCAACCAAGCAGATTAAG ATTGAAAGTGAATATGAAGAGACTTTAAAGCCATCATCAATTGTGGGTACCTCTTCCACTTCTTACACTTCAACCAGCCAGAGGAAGGAAACATCAACCACAAGATACAGTGACCACAGTGCCACTTCCTCGACTCTGGCACAAGTTAATGCCACTTCTTCGGAAAAGGCAGAAGaatttcctcctcccccacccgaCATACTTCAAACTCCAATAGATGTGACAGCATTTTCCCAGTCCCCTGAACTCCCCAGCCCTCCTAGAATACCACCAGTCCCCAAAGAATTATATTCCAAGCAAAGAAATTTGTATGAATTAAACCGTTTATATAAACACATCCATCCTGAGTTAAgaaaaaacttagaaaaagatTATATCAGTGAGGTTTCTGAGATTGTTTCTCGTCAAGTGAACCTGGGGAGCTCAGTTTCAGCAGATGTGCAACAAGCCCGGTATGTTTTTGAAAATACGAATGACATTTCTCAAAAAGGTCTGAACTCGGAAAGAGAACACTTGGAGTGGGATGAAATTCTGAAGGGGGAGGTGCAGTCCATGAGATGGATCTTTGAGAATCAGCCATTAGATTCCATTAACAATGGCTCTCCACATGAAGATAACATCTCCAAGGGCATTGCTGATCGAGAAATCATTGCTGGTGGTGATGTGAAATATACAAAATGGATGTTTGAAACTCAACCCATCGATACTCTGGGGGATCATTCTTCTGGCACTGAAGAAAATGCTGAGAAAATTCCTGAGCTAGCCAGAGGAGATGTCTGCACAGCCCGGTGGATGTTTGAAACAAAGCCATTAGACTCAATGCATAAAATGCATCAAAGTCAAGAAGAATCAATAGTAACTGCCATAAAGGACATAACCGGGGGGGATGTCAAGACTGTGAGATACATGTTTGAAACTCAACATCTGGATCAACTTAGACACCTTCACTCAGTAGATGAGGTGCACCTACTGCAACTCAGGTCTGAGCTCAAAGAAATTAAGGGAAATGTTAAGAGGagtataaaatgttttgaaactcaACCATTATATGTTATTAGAGATGGTTCAGGTCAAATGCTAGAAATTAAAACCGTTCACAGAGAAGATGTTGAAAAGGGGGATGTGAGAAGAGCACGTTGGATGTTTGAAACACAGCCCTTAGACACAATTAACAAGGATATAACAGAAATTAAAGTCATCAGAGGAATATCCATGGAAGAAAATGTCAAAGGTGGGGTGAGTAGGGCAAAGTGGTTATTTGAAACTCAACCTTTGGAGAAAATCAAAGAAGAGTCAGAAGAGGTCATCACTGAAAAGGAAACAGTAATAGGTACAGATGTCTCTAGAAAGTGTTGGATGTTTGAAACACAGCCATTAGATATTCTAAAAGATGTTCCTGATGCAGACCCTCTAAGGTCTGAAGAGATAATAGGGGGTGATGTACAAACTACTAAGCATTTATTTGAAACACTTccaataaaggctttaaaagaTAGCCCTGATGTTGGAAAACTTCAAAAAATTACTACTTCTGAAGAAGAAAAGGGGGATGTTAGGCACCAAAAATGGATTTTTGAAACCCAACCTCTGGAAGAGATTAGAGGAGATAAAAAAGAGTACATACGAACAGTGAAACTTGAAGAAGTTGACAGAGGAGATGTAAGGAATTACACACGTATCTTTGAATCAAACAACTTAATTAAATTTGATGCATCGCATAAAATAGAGGTGGAAGGAGTCACAAGAGGTGCTGTAGAGTTAAATAAATCACTCTTTGAAACAACACCATTGTATGCCATTCAAGATCACCTTGGAAAATATCATCAAGTAAAGACAGTCCAGCAAGAAGAAATCCTAAGAGGGGATGTAAGAAGCTGTAGGTGGCTTTTTGAAACAAGGCCCATTGACCAGTTTGATGAAAGCATTCATAAATTTCAGATAATTAGAGGAATATCTGCTCAAGAAATACAGACTGGGAACGTGAAATCTGCTAAATGGCTGTTTGAAACCCAACCTCTTGATTCGattaaatattttagtaatatGGAAGAAGTAGAAAGTAAAACTGAACAAGCTACAGATATTATTAAAGGGGATGTCAAAACCTGTAGATGGCTTTTTGAAACCCAGCCAATGGAGTCTCTTTATGAAAAAGTTTCATTAATGACTGGCAGTGAAGAAATTCATAAGGGAGATGTCAAAGCCTGTACTTGGCTCTTTGAAACTCAGTCACTGGATTCCATAAAAGATGACTCCGAAGCAACAGTCAAATTGCAAACTGTAAAACAGGAGGAAATCCATGGTGGGGATGTTCGTACAGCATGTTTTCTTTTTGAGACAGAAAATTTGGACAGCATacaaggagaagaaggaaaggaaatcaaGGCCGTGGAAATGGATATCCAAGCTGGGGATGTCTCCAGCCTGCGGCATAAATTTGAAAGTCAGTCCTTAGATTCTATAAGTTCCAGTTCAGAGGAAGTTTTGAAAAAGATCAAAACCCTAAAGACTGAAGATATTCAGAAAGGCAATGTTTTAAATTGCAGGTGGCTTTTTGAAAACCAACCAATTGATATGATAAAAGAAAGCCAAGAAGGTGATAAATTAGTTAAGACAGTGACAGACATACAAGGTGGAGATGTAAGAAAGGGGTGCTTTATTTTTGAGACTTTTTCTTTAGATGAGATTAAAGAAGAATCTGACTGTATTAGCACCAAGAAAACAATTACTGAAGAAGCAATAAAGGGTGATGTAAAAAGCTACAGAATGCTCTTTGAAACCCAGCCACTCTATGCAATTCAAGATGTAGAAGGGTTTTATCATGAAGTGACAACAGTTAAAAAGGAAGAGGTAATTCATGGAGATGTACGAGGGACAAGGTGGCTTTTTGAAACGAAACCATTAGACTCCattaatgaatcagagactgtgtATGTTATTAAATCTGTCACACAAGAAGACATTCAGAAGGGAGATGTTAGTTCTGTCAGATACAGATTTGAAACCCAGCCACTGGATCAGATTACAAAAGAACCACGTGATATTGTGCCCACTGTAGACTATATTCAAGGTGGGGATGTAAAGACAAGTAAACAATTCTTTGAGTCTGAAAATTTGGATAAGAAGACTTATATAAGAACAGTAAGTGTCAATGAAATACAAAAGGGCAATGTTAAAACATCTACTTGGCTATTTGAGACCCACACTCTAGATGAGCTGAGAGGAGAAGGGTCAGGATATGAAAATATCAAAACAGTCACCCAGGAAGATATGCAGAAAGGTGATGTGAAGCAGGCAGTATGGCTTTTTGAAAATCAAACTTTGGATTCTATTAAGGAAGCAGATGAAAGCATCACAAAAATCACCAAGGAAGAAATCCCTCCTTCTGATGTCAAGACAACTACATGGCTCTTTGAAACTACACCCCTTCATGAATTTACTGAAAATAGGGTAGAAAAGGTGGAAGTTATTGGCAAAAGCATTAAAGAAACCTTAGAAGAACTCTACTCTCAAAAAGTTATTGAGGCTCCTGGAATCATCATTGAAGCTGACGAAGTTGGGGATGTTCGAATGGCAAAATACAAGCTCCTGAATCAAGCCTCTCCTGAGATACAGAAAGAAGAAATCCTCAGGGTTGATCTCAGAAGTATAATGGTGAAGCTACTTTCCAAAAGAGACTGTAAGAAAAGAGAGATTTTGGTTAgtgaagaagagaagggaaacgtTAATTTGACCAAAACTCAATTATTAAACAGATCAACAGAATTTCGtgctgaaaaagaagagatagtgAGTGGTGATGTCCAACAAGCAATAAAAAACCTGTTCTCCGAGGAAGGATCTGTAAAGAAAGGCATTTTGATTCAGGAAGATGAAAGAGGAGATGTTCACATGACTATCTATTGTCTTCTTCATGAAAATGCTGGTGACACAATTAAGCGTGAAGAAGTAATAGGGGGTGATGTAAAACGTACCATTCATAATTTGCTATCTTCCATATCAAgcaataaaatatctgaaagggCTAAAATCGATGCCTCTGAGAGGGGAAATGTTCAGTTTTTTACAACATGCATAGAAACTGGAGCTTTGGATTATCTCAGACAGCTCCAGACATGGTCAGATGAAATACTAACagctaggaaacaagaaaaagaggaaaatataattgGTGGCGATGTAGAAGGTACAAAACTGTTACTAAAGAAAAGGCAATCTCAGGTTGAACGTACTGTTAATGAAACTGACATCGTCCCAGGAGATGTGCATAATACAGTTAAGGTTCTTCTGACGGAGCCTCAGAGTACATCTTGTAAGTTacccaaagaagaaatcataaaaggTGATTTGAAGTCAACCCTAAATTCCCTGAGCCAGGCCATAAGTCAGAAAACAGTGgctaaaacagaagaaattataaaaggtGACATGCTGGCCACACTCAAGTCACTTAAGGAATCAAGCCAAAAGTGGAAAGAATCTAAACAGCCTGATGTCATCCCTGGGGATATAGAGAAAGCTACTGAATGCCTTGAAAAGACTGCAAACACAAGGATGGAAATCCTGAAAAAGGAGCTTATCCGAGATGACCTTGAAGCATCATTAAGGAATCTAAAAGAAGCACAAAGACCTTTCAAAGAGGTAAATAAAAAAAGTGTAATCAAAGAAGATGTGCAATCTGTGATGGTAGGATCTGAGGAAGAGCAGAAAACCGAGAATCATCATGTGGCTGTCCAGAGGGACAAAAAAAGCGTTCTTCAGCCAAGACCAGGACCATTTGAGCCGGCAGCCAGGTGGCAGGGGGGAACAGACATTCTTAATCAAACTATAGGCAAATCTTGTCATGGGGatttaagagaagaaagaactgAGGTTAATCTTCCAAAAGCCCCCAAGGGCACCGTAAAGATTGTCATAGATCGTGAACAAAACAATGATGCCCTTGAGAAAAACCTTAGAAGGCTATCTAATTCACACCACAAAGCTATTAAAAATGTGTTGGAATCAGGAGACAGAATGGGTATCTGGACTGATAACATAACAGAGCAACGTCTTAGAGATGAACATGTGAGTGGACAGCTGACTTCAACTGTGTCAGTTAGGGAACATCTAAAAACCAAGGAATCAGAGACAGTGAGAGAACAGAAGAAGGGTGCTGTCTTTACCCAATCTATTGATAAAACAATTGGAAAGCAACAGACTGAAACTTGTGAAGTGAGGAATGACCACCAGAAGAGTGAGGCTTTCCCTGACAAGAGTcctaaaaataccaaaaacactAAAACATCAACAGATACACAAAGCTCTAAGCCCAGTTTAACCCAGGGTCCAGTCAACAAGATGGCTGGAGAAACCTGTGAAGTTTCAGAGGACTTTCAGAAGCAGACTCTGTTAAAGCAAGAAATGCAATATTctaataaagatataaagaaaaagaacgtGACCCCTCAACCAGTGTGGCAGACTTTGCCTGTGGATCAAGACATGTCAAATGTAACAGAAGTGAAAGTCTCCCAAAAAAGCCACAATAAATTTAAGGCAACTGACAAAAAGCAGACTGATATTCATCTGAAAAGCCAGGACTTTCTAATGAAGACAAATACTTCCAAAGACTTAAAAATGGCAATGGAAATGTCCTTTAATCCAATCAACTGTAACCCTGAAAATAATGCAAAAGAAAGTGAGTTCCCTcttccacctccatctccacctcctcctctacCTTCCAATTCATCAGCTGAAATtgaatttcctcttcctcctccacctcctttcATGATGTTgcctgaaaaaaatgtgtttcttccCTCACTGTCCACAGAGAAGATGAAGGCTGAATTTGAGAATTTCCCAggcctccctcttcctccaccaCCAGAAGATGAGAAATTTGAAAGAGAATGTCTAGCAATGTTTCCACCACCTCCCCCTCCGCCAGCTCCATCTCTAAAACCAGCACAtctcctttcctcttctgttCAAGAAAAGCACAGTGGAGCATTCATACAATATTCCCAAGAAGAAGCCTCAAGCTCTCAGGCTAAAATCATAACAGGAAAATCTGGAGGACGTTTGCCACCTCCCACACTCCCCAAACCCAAATTTCCCAAGCAGATAGAAGATAAGAAGAATCATAGTTCCCCAAAAGTTGAATTGGAAAATTCACCGCCAGATATGGAATGTAAAATTACTCCCTCAAAGGATCAGAAAAGAGTAATAATGGCAAGTAGCAGTGAACACATAGAGACAAAGCAGAATGTATCTAGAAAAAGTCttgataaaagaaaacaattatctATGGACTCTACAAGGTCTCTCTCACAGACAGTTCCAGAAACTTCACCACCCAAGGAAAAACTGATAGCACCTCTCGTAAAATCTCATTCATTTCCAGCAGGTTCAGGACAGCAAAGTCCAAAACCTTATATGAGAAAATTTAAGACGCCTTTAATGATTGCTGAAGAAAAATACAGACAACAAAGAGAAGaacttgaaaaacagaaaaaacaggagAGTTCTTGCTACAACCTAGTCAAAACAGAAAGCCCAAATCAAAACATGTCAGAGTTGAAAAAGGAAGTGCTGTTACAAACAACAAAGGAGGAGGTCCCCCTAGCTGGAATGGATTCAGGGGTCACTGTGGCCCAAACCAACCCAGTCTCTCAAAGTCTTTCTCAAGTACTAGGAGCGTGTACCGATAACCAGCTTTCCACAACACCAGTAGTGACATTCGCTTCCAAGAGGCTCCAACATgttccagcagcctcagaagacaAAGATACCGTGAAAAAGGAAGCTTTGCAGAGCTCAAGGGATATGACCCAATCTAAATCAGCTCGTGAAATTAAACAGAGTCACCAAGAATGTAGGACACAGCAAACACAACAGAAGAAGTATCTGAAGCAGTTGCACTTGCCCCAAAGCAAACCAGTTTCCCCCAGTTTCAAAGTTAAAACCATCAAGCTTCCAACTCTAGACCATAAGTTAAATGAAACAAGCCACAGCTATGAAAGCCATGAAAAGCAAGCTGAAGTTGATGTTCAAACCATTACCAAACAACAGTACCAGGAAACcgagaaaacagaagcaaggaCTGAATGTAGCAATAAACAATTGGTAGCTGAAAAATATTATCAGTTACCTACGAAGGAGAAGACAGTAACAGTAAAACTGCCTACAGAATCCACAGAGAAAAGCCATGAAAGTAAACTCAATATAGTTCGTGAGAAGCAAAAAGAATTTAGAGAATCTGAGAGTGGGAAACTTCCAGGAGGTGAAGAAACAATTCAGGGACCACCAATGATTGGtccaaagaaagagaaactagtagttgaaagaaaacaagaacattTGAATAAATCAGCCCAGAAGGTAGTCAAACAAAAGGTTACTGATGCACATCTTGATTCACAGACTCAGAATTTTCAGCAAACATATATACAGACTTCTCAAAGTCAAGGTGAACATAAAAAATTGCCCCAGCCATGTAATAATCTGCAGGAAGAAAAATGTCTTGGCGTCAAGGGCATACAACAGAAACAAGTCTTTTCTAACACTAACGATTCAAAGCGAGAGATTACACAGGAcaaatctttattttcctctgtgAGAGAATCCCAGCAGGATGATGGAAAATGTGCTGTAAATATATTGGAATTCTTGAGAAAACGTGAAGAACTAAAACAGATTTTGTCTAGGGTAAAAGAGTTTGAAGCAGAGCCAGATAAAAATGGCCTTAAAACATTTCAGATGCTCTTAAATATTATTCCAGTATGGCTATtaagtgaagaaaaaagagaatatggAGTTCGCATTGCTATGGAGAATAACAtagaaaaaatcaaagaagaaataatgcaCATTAAAACTCAGGCAGAGGATATGCTTGTGTCCTGTGTAAATATAATTCAAACAGCCATGATATCCTCTAAAGCaggaaagcagagaaataaaGCTACTAGTGTTAATGAAACATTATCTAAAGTGTCTAATGCTGATGTCAGCTATAATAAAAACACTGAGCGGAAAGAAAATACAATTGTAGAAAAAACAGAGCACCACCAAGTAGCAACTCATCAAGAAGCAACTGCTCAGCATCATGTGAAAACCCATCAGGAAATTAAACTAGATGATGCCAAGTCTTCTCCTCCCTCTTTAAAAACACGCCCGCCATCACCAGCTTTCATAACAATCGAGTCTACTGCACGGCAAACAGAAACCTCTGCTAAGGATGAGCTTTCCCAGTCCCCTAAAAAGGACAGTTTTGCTGAACTATCACCAAGATCTGTGTCACAACCACCTAGAATTCTCAGAGCAAATACCTCCCCGTCTCCACCCAAGAGTCACTCTGAACAGCTTGTCAAACTCAAAGACACCACTGCGAAGTTATCCAGGGGGACCATACCAGGTTCATCCATAACCCCGGTTCCCATTGTAGAGAAGAGGTCTGAGATCATCACATCTCCTGCAACACTTCGTCGTCAAATTAAGATAGAGGCTCGTGGCAGGGACTCTCCACCTACAATCACAATACCTGTAAGTGTAAATCACGCTGATAAATCACGTGGTTCCTTCAGAGAATCCATGGAAGctcaagaggaagaaaggaaagtagGGAAAAGGGCGACTTACGTTCGCAAAGATGGAGTAAATTCCACTAAGCGCATAGTGCCAGATACTGAGAGTTTTGACGCAGTCGAAATCATCCGCAAAGTCGAAAAACCTCACCTATCAGAGCAAATGCAGAGGTATGAAGCCGCCAACCGGACTGCTCAAATGGCTGAAAATGTCATGAATGaccatgaaaatgaaataaacagatgGTTCAGGGGATTTGAGGATGGCCTAGGTTTTGACGCAAAGTCAAATAGAAGAGTTTATGCAAATGGAGAAGCAAACCATAATATAAAACAAGAAAGTCGTACATTTTGTAAGGAGGAATTTGGATTAACATCTTTAGAAAGTGCTAGCTTTAGTGGCTTTTCTCACAGTCATCCTAGAGAGCTGCAAGAAACGATGCCTGTTAAGCCGCCCAGCATCCGCTCTGAAACAAGATCTCTAAGTGAACTTTTCTCAGGTGTGGATGCATTTGAGAGTCAAGTTGTTGGGTCGAAGATGATGGTCTCTTCATCACAAGGCTCAGAAGCTGGCAGATCCGGCTTTGACTTCAAGCACGCCCCACCAACCTATGAGGATGTCATCGCTGGCcatattttagatgtttctgatTCACCTAAAGAACTCAGGAGGAATTTTCAACAGACGTGGCAGGAGAGTGAAAGAGTGTTTAAAAACCTGGGATGTGCAACCTCAGATGCTTCTGCAACTGAGATGAAAACCACCTTTCAAGAGGAAGCTGCATTTATAAGTG aaactgcAACTCCAAGACAAGGAAATATGTATACTTTGTCAAAAGACGGTTTATCCAATGGAGTGCCTAGTAGCAGACAGGCAGAGTTTTCACAAATCCTGTTTCCGCTGCCACCATTGCAACAGTAA